A stretch of Phragmites australis chromosome 12, lpPhrAust1.1, whole genome shotgun sequence DNA encodes these proteins:
- the LOC133886612 gene encoding disease resistance protein RPM1-like, with protein MAEAVLLALTKIGSVLADETAKAMVCKMSEKVNNLRDLPDKIEQIRKQLTTMSNVIRQIGTVYLTDEVVRGWIGELRKLAYRVEDVMDKYSYYSIQMEEEWFLKKYFIKGSHYVLLFSQIAEEVIKIEMEIKQVIELKEQWLQPCQLVPDQITEMERQRSQDSFPQLVKDEDLVGIDGNRRMLTEWLYSDELDSTVITVSGMGGLGKSTLVTNVYEREKINFSAHAWMAVSQTYTIDALLRKLLRKVGSVEQQMSANYINKMDVYDLKEEIKRRLENKKCLIVLDDVWNQEVYFQMRDAFQNLQANRIIITTRTNHVAALAQPTRRLDLQPLSITDALDLFRRRAFYNKKNHECPAELVNVATNIVERCQGLPLAIVSIGSLLSSRQRTHYVWNQVYNQLPSELSNNDHVRAILNLSYHDLSGDLRNCFLYCSLFPEDYPISRESLVRLWVAEGFVLSKGENTPEEVAEANLMELIQRNMLVIMENDEQGRVSTCTMHDIVRDLALAVAKEERFGTASDYRAMVLMDKDKDVRRLSSYGWKDNTSLKVKLPRLRTLVSLGTISSSPDMLSSILSESSYLTVLELQDSEITEVPASIGALFNLRYIGLRRTKVRSLPDSVEKLYNLHTLDIKQTKIEKLPRGITKAKKLRHLLADRYDDEKQSAFRYFIGMKAPKDLSNLEELQTLETVEASKDLAEQLKKLMQLRSLWIDNISGTDCADLFATLSDMPLLSSLLLSARDENEALCFEALKPKPASLLHKLIIRGQWAMGTLQCPIFRGHGTHLKYLALSWCHLREEDPLEMLAPHLPNLTNLRLNNMRSAKTLVLSAGSFPHLKILALKQMPSVNQLVIGEGALRCIEGLYIVSLAELDKVPQGIESLLSLKKLWLLNLHEGFKAQWRDNGMHQKMQHVLQIRV; from the coding sequence ATGGCGGAGGCGGTACTTCTTGCTCTCACAAAGATTGGTAGCGTTTTAGCAGATGAAACTGCCAAGGCCATGGTGTGCAAAATGTCTGAAAAAGTTAATAATCTGAGGGATCTTCCAGACAAGATTGAGCAAATAAGGAAGCAACTAACAACAATGAGCAATGTTATACGGCAGATTGGCACGGTGTACCTCACCGATGAAGTCGTCAGGGGTTGGATTGGGGAGCTGCGGAAATTGGCCTACCGCGTTGAGGATGTAATGGACAAATACTCATATTACTCTATCCAAATGGAGGAAGAATGGTTCCTGAAGAAGTATTTCATCAAAGGATCGCACTATGTCTTGTTGTTCAGTCAGATAGCTGAAGAGGTGATCAAGATCgagatggagatcaagcaaGTTATAGAGCTTAAGGAGCAATGGTTGCAGCCATGCCAGCTTGTTCCTGACCAGATTACTGAGATGGAAAGACAACGGTCCCAAGACAGCTTCCCACAACTTGTTAAAGATGAAGATCTTGTGGGGATTGACGGCAATAGGAGAATGCTCACCGAATGGCTATATTCTGATGAGCTCGACAGCACAGTGATAACGGTCTCAGGTATGGGAGGATTGGGAAAAAGCACCCTTGTTACAAATGTCTATGAACGCGAGAAGATCAACTTTTCAGCTCATGCATGGATGGCTGTGTCCCAGACGTACACTATCGATGCTCTGTTGAGGAAGCTACTAAGGAAAGTTGGTTCCGTGGAACAGCAAATGTCAGCTAATTACATCAACAAAATGGATGTGTATGACTTGAAAGAAGAAATAAAACGAAGGCTCGAAAATAAGAAATGTTTGATTGTACTGGATGACGTCTGGAACCAAGAAGTGTACTTTCAAATGCGTGATGCATTCCAGAATCTCCAGGCAAATCGCATCATCATCACGACGCGGACGAATCATGTGGCTGCCCTTGCTCAACCAACACGTCGCCTTGATCTCCAGCCTCTGAGCATTACTGATGCACTTGATCTCTTCCGCAGAAGGGCTTTCTACAATAAAAAGAACCATGAGTGCCCTGCTGAGCTTGTGAATGTTGCTACTAATATAGTGGAAAGGTGCCAGGGCCTGCCACTAGCAATCGTATCGATAGGTAGCCTCTTGTCTTCGAGGCAAAGAACACACTACGTTTGGAATCAAGTGTACAATCAGCTTCCAAGCGAGCTATCGAACAATGACCATGTCAGAGCAATTTTGAATCTGAGCTACCATGATCTATCAGGAGACCTCAGAAATTGCTTCTTGTACTGCAGCCTCTTCCCTGAAGATTACCCAATCTCACGTGAGAGCCTTGTGCGGCTTTGGGTCGCAGAAGGCTTTGTGCTGAGCAAAGGAGAAAACACACCAGAGGAGGTGGCCGAGGCGAATCTCATGGAACTAATCCAACGCAATATGCTGGTAATAATGGAAAATGATGAGCAGGGAAGGGTGAGCACATGTACGATGCATGATATTGTGCGAGATCTGGCGCTTGCTGTCGCGAAAGAGGAGAGGTTTGGCACTGCAAGTGACTATCGAGCAATGGTACTGATGGACAAGGATAAGGATGTTCGTCGCCTGTCATCTTATGGATGGAAAGACAATACTTCACTAAAAGTTAAACTTCCACGTCTTCGAACTCTAGTGTCACTCGGAACAATTTCATCCTCCCCGGACATGTTATCGTCAATTCTGTCTGAATCCAGCTACCTTACCGTTCTCGAGCTACAAGATTCTGAAATCACAGAAGTGCCAGCATCTATAGGGGCTCTGTTCAACCTGCGATATATCGGCTTGCGGCGCACCAAGGTCAGATCACTCCCAGACTCTGTTGAGAAGCTGTACAACCTCCACACTCTGGACATCAAGCAAACCAAAATAGAGAAGCTACCACGGGGGATCACTAAGGCCAAGAAGCTACGACACCTTTTAGCCGATAGATATGATGATGAGAAGCAGTCGGCGTTCCGGTACTTCATTGGGATGAAAGCACCTAAAGACCTCTCCAACTTGGAAGAACTGCAGACTCTTGAGACCGTGGAAGCCAGCAAGGACTTGGCTGAGCAGCTGAAGAAACTGATGCAGCTAAGGAGCCTGTGGATCGACAACATTAGTGGTACCGATTGTGCAGATCTTTTTGCTACCCTGTCAGACATGCCACTCCTTTCCAGCTTGCTTCTCTCTGCAAGGGATGAGAATGAGGCACTTTGCTTCGAAGCTCTCAAGCCAAAGCCTGCATCACTCCTCCACAAGCTGATTATCAGAGGGCAATGGGCCATGGGGACACTGCAGTGCCCGATATTCCGTGGCCATGGGACGCACCTCAAGTATTTAGCTCTGAGCTGGTGTCACCTTAGGGAGGAAGATCCACTGGAGATGCTCGCACCCCACTTGCCAAACCTCACAAACCTTAGACTGAACAACATGCGTAGTGCAAAGACTTTGGTTCTTTCTGCAGGATCATTTCCCCACCTGAAGATATTGGCCTTGAAGCAAATGCCTAGTGTCAACCAGCTGGTGATCGGAGAAGGCGCCCTCCGATGCATTGAAGGTCTGTACATTGTGTCGCTTGCAGAGCTGGATAAGGTCCCACAAGGCATCGAATCGCTTCTCTCCCTGAAGAAGCTCTGGCTGCTGAACCTGCATGAGGGCTTCAAAGCTCAATGGCGCGACAACGGTATGCACCAGAAGATGCAGCATGTTCTCCAGATTCGTGTCTAG